A portion of the Meriones unguiculatus strain TT.TT164.6M chromosome 14, Bangor_MerUng_6.1, whole genome shotgun sequence genome contains these proteins:
- the LOC132646998 gene encoding hemoglobin subunit beta, whose amino-acid sequence MVHLTDAEKALVIGLWGKVNADEVGAEALGRLLIVYPWTQRFFDSFGDLSTASAVMSNDKVKAHGKKVITSFSDGLKHLDNLKGTFASLSELHCDKLHVDPENFKLLGNTILVVLARNLGKDFTPCAQAAFQKVVAGVATALAHKYH is encoded by the exons ATGGTGCACCTGACTGATGCTGAGAAGGCCCTGGTTATTGGCCTGTGGGGAAAGGTGAACGCTGATGAAGTTGGTGCTGAAGCCTTGGGCAG GCTGCTGATTGTCTACCCTTGGACCCAGAGGTTCTTTGACAGCTTTGGAGACCTGTCCACTGCCTCTGCTGTCATGAGCAACGACAAGGTGAAGGCCCATGGCAAGAAGGTGATTACCTCCTTTAGTGATGGCCTGAAACACCTGGACAACCTGAAGGGCACCTTCGCCAGCCTGAGCGAGCTCCACTGTGACAAGCTGCATGTGGATCCTGAGAACTTCAAG CTCCTGGGCAACACGATTCTTGTTGTGCTGGCCCGTAACTTGGGCAAGGATTTCACCCCCTGTGCACAGGCTGCCTTCCAGAAGGTGGTGGCCGGAGTGGCCACTGCCCTGGCTCACAAGTACCACTAA